The Alnus glutinosa chromosome 7, dhAlnGlut1.1, whole genome shotgun sequence genome includes a region encoding these proteins:
- the LOC133874075 gene encoding ethylene-responsive transcription factor ERF024 has protein sequence MQYYSQSSTKTSSSSSSSSSGAGGSNASVTAGAAPAARGRHPVYRGVRRRSSGKWVSEIREPRKPNRIWLGTFPTPEMAAVAYDVAALSLKGQQAELNFPNSASSLPVPASTSPRDIQAAAASAAAAMGAAKDASTGNEGSVAQSSVEPERAAADEFVDEDMIFDMPNVLMNMAEGMLLSPPRLDIAGDDAEISGDQDLWKFP, from the coding sequence ATGCAATATTATTCACAGTCCTCCACAAAGACAAGTTCTAGCagtagcagcagcagcagcggAGCTGGTGGTAGCAATGCCTCTGTTACTGCTGGAGCAGCACCCGCCGCCAGGGGGCGTCACCCGGTTTATCGCGGCGTGAGGCGTCGGAGCAGCGGCAAATGGGTGTCGGAAATCCGCGAGCCGAGAAAGCCTAATAGAATCTGGCTAGGCACATTCCCTACACCTGAAATGGCTGCCGTCGCTTACGACGTGGCGGCGCTTTCTCTTAAGGGCCAACAAGCTGAGCTTAACTTTCCCAACTCAGCCTCTTCTTTGCCCGTGCCCGCCTCCACTTCCCCGCGTGATATCCAAGCGGCTGCAGCCTCCGCTGCCGCCGCTATGGGCGCAGCAAAGGATGCCTCAACAGGGAATGAGGGTAGTGTGGCACAAAGCTCAGTAGAGCCGGAAAGAGCCGCGGCTGATGAATTTGTTGATGAGGATATGATCTTTGACATGCCCAATGTTCTTATGAACATGGCCGAAGGTATGCTTCTCAGCCCTCCTCGCTTGGACATTGCTGGCGACGATGCTGAAATCTCTGGGGATCAGGACCTTTGGAAGTTTCCTTAA